The region CCTTTCGACCGGGGGCGTTTTCGTTTCAGCCTAACTTAGTTAGCTTTGGCTTTCTTGGCAGCGCGAGTACGCTCGCCTTCGTCGAGGATCTTCTTACGCAGACGGATCGACTTAGGTGTTACTTCGCACAGCTCGTCGTCCTGGATGAATTCCAGAGCCTGTTCCAGGGTGAAGCGAACAGGCGGAACCAGAGCGATGGTTTCGTCTTTACCCGAAGCGCGCATGTTGTCGAGCTTCTTGCCCTTGGTAGGGTTGACGCCCAGGTCGTTGTCACGGCTGTTCAGGCCAACGATTTGACCGTTGTAGATCTCCTGACCGTGCTCTACGAACAGCTTGCCGCGAGCCTGCAGAGTTTCCAGGGAGTAGGTCAGGGCCTTGCCGGTTTCAACCGAAACCAGTACGCCGTTCTGACGGCCGGACATGTGGCCGGACTTCATCGGAGCGTAGCGATCGAAGATCGAGGTCAGGATGCCTGCACCGTTGGTCAGGGTCAGGAACTGGTTACGGAAACCGATCAGACCACGGGCTGGGATGTTGTATTCCAGGCGTACACGGCCCTTGCCATCCGGAACCATGTTGGTCAGGTCGCCTTTACGCAGACCCATTTCTTCCATGACCTTGCCCTGCGAATCTTCAGGGATGTCGATGGTGACGTTTTCGAACGGCTCGTTCTTCACGCCGTCGACTTCACGGATGATTACTTCCGGACGACCAACACCCATTTCGAAGCCTTCGCGACGCATGGTTTCGATCAGTACCGACAGGTGCAGCTCACCACGGCCGGACACCTTGAACTTGTCAGCCGAGTCGCCTTCTTCAACGCGCAGTGCAACGTTATACAGCAGCTCTTTGTCCAGACGCTCTTTGATGTTACGGCTGGTGACGAACTTGCCTTCTTTACCGCAGAACGGCGAGTCGTTGACCTGGAAGGTCATCGAAACGGTTGGCTCGTCGACGGTCAGTGGCTTCATCGCCTCTACTGCGTCCGGGGAGCACAGGGTGTCGGAGATGAACAGCTCGTCGAAGCCGCTGATGCAGACGATGTCGCCGGCCAGCGCTTCTTCAACGTCGATGCGGTGCAGACCGTGGTGACCCATCAGCTTCAGGATACGGCCGTTACGCTTCTTGCCGTCGACATCGATAGCGACAACCGGAGTGTTCGGCTTGACGCGACCACGAGCGATACGGCCAACACCGATAACACCCAGGAAGCTGTTGTAGTCCAGTGCCGAGATTTGCATCTGGAACGGACCGTCACGGTCAACGGCAGGAGCCGGTACGTTGTCGATGATCGACTGGTACAGCGGGGTCATGTCTTCGGCCATTTCGGTGTGGTCCAGACCGGCAATACCGTTCAGGGCCGAGGCGTAGACGACTTTGAAGTCCAGCTGTTCTTCGGTAGCACCGAGGTTGTCGAACAGATCGAAGATCTGGTCCAGAACCCAGTCAGGACGTGCGCCTGGACGGTCAACCTTGTTGATCACCACGATTGGACGCAGGCCGGCTTCGAAAGCCTTCTTGGTCACGAAACGGGTTTGCGGCATAGGGCCGTCTTGGGCGTCGACCAGCAGCAGCACCGAGTCAACCATCGACATTACACGCTCAACCTCGCCACCGAAGTCGGCGTGGCCTGGGGTGTCGACGATGTTGATGTGGTAGCCGTTCCAGTTGATGGCGGTGTTTTTCGCCAGAATGGTAATACCGCGCTCTTTTTCCTGGTCGTTGGAGTCCATGACGCGCTCGTCGTTGAGCTCGTTACGCTCCAGAGTGCCGGATTGACGCAGGAGTTTGTCGACCAAAGTGGTTTTACCATGGTCAACGTGGGCGATGATGGCGATGTTACGTAGATTTTCGATCACTTGTGTATCTCGATCAGAGGATTCGGGTTGCCACTATTTTAAGTGGCGAATATGAATGAACGGCGCTCAGACTGCCCGGCGGTCGGGAGGGCGATGGCGGATACTGCCGCCATACAACCCCGGCGTCTTATGCCGGTCGATAAACACGCACATTGGCATGTCCCTCGCTCAGCAGGTGATGGGCATGCAGCCGACTCATCACGCCCTTGTCGCAATACAGCAAGTACTGGCGCGTAGGGTCCAGGTCCTTGAAGCGGCTATTGATCGCATAAAACGGCATCACTTTGACTTCGATGCCGTCCAGTTGCAGCGGTTCATCTTCTTGGGCATCCGGATGACGAATATCGATGACGACTTGACCGGCCAGCGCCTGCTCGACTTCCTCGACCTGGATATCCTGGCTCAGCTCATCGATCACATTGTCGATGGAAATCAGGCGGGCGCGCTCCAGGGCACGCTCCAGCACGGCCATGTCGAACTGTTTCTCTTCATGTTCCATGCGATGACGCTTGGCATGAGTGGTCGGGTTTACCGAGATCACGCCGCAATACTCAGGCATATGCTTGGCGAAGTCGGCGGTGCCGATTTCGTTGGCCTGGTCGATGATGTCCTGTTTGTGGCTAGCCAGCAGCGGGCGCAGTACCAGCTTGTCGGTCGCCGAATCGATGATCGCCAGGTTCGGCAGAGTTTGGCTGGAAACCTGGGAAATCGCCTCGCCGGTTACCAGTGCGTCGATTTCCAGACGATCGGCCATGTGCGCCGCCGCACGCAGCATCATGCGCTTGAGCGTGACGCCCATGTAACTGTTATCGACCTTGCCGAGGATCTCACCGACCACTTCTTCGAACGGCACGCTGATAAACAGAACGCGCTGGCTGCTACCGTACTTTTTCCACAGGAAGTGGGCGACTTCCATCACCCCCAGCTCGTGGGCACGGCCGCCCAGGTTAAAGAAGCAGAAGTGGGTCATCAGGCCGCGACGCATCATCTGATAAGCCGCAACGGTAGAGTCGAAACCACCGGACATCAGTACCAGGGTCTGCTCCAGGGCACCCAGCGGGTAGCCGCCAATGCCTTTGTGCTGGTTGTGAATCACATACAGACGCTTGTCACGCACCTCGATGCGCACTTCGACCTCAGGGTTGCGCAAGTCGATACCTGCAGCACCGCACTGCTGGCGCAATTGGCTGCCAACATAACGATCGACATCCATCGAGGTGAAATCGTGGTGACCGCCACGCTTGCAACGCACGGCGAAACGCTTGCCAGCCAGCAGGTGACCGAAGTGCGCCTTGCACTTGGCGACGATGTCGTCGAAGTCACCCAGCGGGTACTCGTCAACCTGCAGGAAATGGGCAATGCCGGGCATGCACGTGAGGCGCTCGGTCATCTCGCGCAGAACCTTTTCGTCCTCGACATGAGTGATCACTTCGAGGTTGTCCCAGACACCGTTGACCGCGAGCGCAGGATCGAGGTCCTTGAGCACGGTACGGATGTTGCGGCCCAGTTGACGAATGAAACGCTTGCGAACCGGGCGGCTCTTGATGGTGATCTCTGGGAAGACTTTTACGATTAGTTTCATGAAAAACTGCGCGCGAGCTACCGACTAAAAAAGTGGGGCGCGGATTATAGCGGAAATTGCTCAAGGTTTGACCAATTAATGTGCAGAAGGTTTTTCGTGCACCATAATGGGTCGTCAAAGGAAAATTACGCCTCGTTACAGTGCATAAACCGCCCGACATTTTGCTGGCAATGCCCGGAAACGCTTGGGAATGGGGCAAACTTTCCAAACCGGGGCACTGGCATGCAATTTGCTCCCTTGTGAGGCAGGTTGCCTTGGCCGACTATTCGCGCCCGGCATCACCCAAATTCAAGGGCTGCACAGGCAAGCTCTACCCCACCCGGAGGACACTATGTCGAAGTCGGTTCAACTCATCAAAGATCATGACGTTAAATGGATTGATCTGCGCTTCACTGATACCAAAGGCATTCAACATCACGTCACCATGCCATCGCGTGATGCGCTGGACGAAGATTTCTTCGAGGCCGGCAAGATGTTCGACGGTTCCTCCATTGCTGGCTGGAAAGGCATCGAAGCTTCCGACATGATCCTGATGCCGG is a window of Pseudomonas sp. DG56-2 DNA encoding:
- the typA gene encoding translational GTPase TypA → MIENLRNIAIIAHVDHGKTTLVDKLLRQSGTLERNELNDERVMDSNDQEKERGITILAKNTAINWNGYHINIVDTPGHADFGGEVERVMSMVDSVLLLVDAQDGPMPQTRFVTKKAFEAGLRPIVVINKVDRPGARPDWVLDQIFDLFDNLGATEEQLDFKVVYASALNGIAGLDHTEMAEDMTPLYQSIIDNVPAPAVDRDGPFQMQISALDYNSFLGVIGVGRIARGRVKPNTPVVAIDVDGKKRNGRILKLMGHHGLHRIDVEEALAGDIVCISGFDELFISDTLCSPDAVEAMKPLTVDEPTVSMTFQVNDSPFCGKEGKFVTSRNIKERLDKELLYNVALRVEEGDSADKFKVSGRGELHLSVLIETMRREGFEMGVGRPEVIIREVDGVKNEPFENVTIDIPEDSQGKVMEEMGLRKGDLTNMVPDGKGRVRLEYNIPARGLIGFRNQFLTLTNGAGILTSIFDRYAPMKSGHMSGRQNGVLVSVETGKALTYSLETLQARGKLFVEHGQEIYNGQIVGLNSRDNDLGVNPTKGKKLDNMRASGKDETIALVPPVRFTLEQALEFIQDDELCEVTPKSIRLRKKILDEGERTRAAKKAKAN
- the thiI gene encoding tRNA uracil 4-sulfurtransferase ThiI, whose amino-acid sequence is MKLIVKVFPEITIKSRPVRKRFIRQLGRNIRTVLKDLDPALAVNGVWDNLEVITHVEDEKVLREMTERLTCMPGIAHFLQVDEYPLGDFDDIVAKCKAHFGHLLAGKRFAVRCKRGGHHDFTSMDVDRYVGSQLRQQCGAAGIDLRNPEVEVRIEVRDKRLYVIHNQHKGIGGYPLGALEQTLVLMSGGFDSTVAAYQMMRRGLMTHFCFFNLGGRAHELGVMEVAHFLWKKYGSSQRVLFISVPFEEVVGEILGKVDNSYMGVTLKRMMLRAAAHMADRLEIDALVTGEAISQVSSQTLPNLAIIDSATDKLVLRPLLASHKQDIIDQANEIGTADFAKHMPEYCGVISVNPTTHAKRHRMEHEEKQFDMAVLERALERARLISIDNVIDELSQDIQVEEVEQALAGQVVIDIRHPDAQEDEPLQLDGIEVKVMPFYAINSRFKDLDPTRQYLLYCDKGVMSRLHAHHLLSEGHANVRVYRPA